One Setaria viridis chromosome 5, Setaria_viridis_v4.0, whole genome shotgun sequence genomic region harbors:
- the LOC117857225 gene encoding mannan endo-1,4-beta-mannosidase 1 — MRLHGALALLLLLCIHVGHQGADARGDGFVRVQGTRFVLNGSPFFANGFNAYWLMSLGADPAQRGKVTSALSQAAGAGLTVARTWAFSDGGSNALQYSPGRYNENTFQGLDFVLSEARKHGIKMILSLVNSYDSFGGRKQYVQWAREQGQSIGSDDEFFTNPVVKGFYKNHIKTVLTRVNTITGVVYKDDPTIMAWELMNEPRCPSDLSGRTLQSWIAEMAAHVKSIDGAHLLETGLEGFYGASSPSRGAVNPSGYQVGADFLANNRVPGVDFATVHAYPDQWLPGLDAPSQLRFLGAWLDAHIADAGRVLRKPLLVAEFGKSRRDPGYGGGDAQRDAVFGAVYAKVYESARAGGAAAGALFWQLLAEGMDSYGDGYEVVLGRAPSSTAGVIATQSRRLQGLARAFARARKAQHQQGKASGKGAKGGN; from the exons ATGAGGCTTCATGGAGctcttgctctgcttctgctcCTGTGCATCCATGTAGGCCATCAAGGAGCAGATGCCAGGGGGGACGGGTTCGTGAGGGTCCAGGGCACCCGCTTCGTGCTCAACGGCAGCCCGTTCTTCGCCAACGGGTTCAACGCCTACTGGCTCATGTCCTTAGGCGCCGACCCCGCCCAGAGGGGCAAGGTCACCTCGGCGCTGAGCCaggccgcgggcgccggcctCACCGTGGCCAGGACGTGGGCGTTTAGCGACGGCGGCAGCAATGCCCTGCAGTACTCCCCCGGCCGCTACAACGAGAACACCTTCCAG GGGTTGGATTTCGTTCTATCTGAGGCTAGGAAGCATGGGATTAAGATGATACTGAGCCTTGTGAACAGCTACGATAGCTTTGGAGGGAGGAAGCAGTATGTGCAGTGGGCAAGAGAGCAGGGGCAAAGCATTGGGTCTGACGATGAGTTCTTCACTAACCCTGTTGTCAAGGGCTTCTACAAGAACCATATCAAG ACCGTGCTGACGCGGGTGAACACGATCACCGGCGTGGTGTACAAGGACGACCCGACGATCATGGCGTGGGAGCTGATGAACGAGCCCCGGTGCCCGTCAGACCTCTCCGGCCGGACCCTCCAGTCGTGGAtcgcggagatggcggcgcacgTCAAGTCCATCGACGGCGCCCACCTCCTGGAGACCGGCCTGGAGGGCTTCTACggcgcgtcgtcgccgtcccggGGTGCCGTGAACCCGTCGGGGTACCAGGTGGGCGCCGACTTCCTCGCCAACAACCGGGTGCCCGGGGTCGACTTCGCCACCGTGCACGCGTACCCGGACCAGTGGCTGCCCGGCCTGGACGCCCCCTCGCAGCTCCGGTTCCTGGGCGCCTGGCTTGACGCCCACATCGCCGACGCGGGGCGCGTGCTGCGGAAGCCGCTGCTGGTGGCGGAGTTCGGCAAGTCCCGGAGGGACCCCgggtacggcggcggcgacgcccagCGGGACGCGGTGTTCGGGGCGGTGTACGCCAAGGTCTACGAGTCGGCGCGGGccgggggggcggcggccggggcgctgTTCTGGCAGCTCCTGGCGGAGGGGATGGACTCGTACGGGGACGGGTACGAGGTCGTGCTGGGCCGGGCGCCGTCGTCCACCGCCGGCGTCATCGCGACGCAGAGCCGGAGGCTGCAGGGGCTCGCCAGGGCgttcgcgcgcgcgcgcaaggCCCAGCACCAGCAGGGGAAGGCGTCGGGCAAAGGTGCCAAGGGCGGGAACTGA
- the LOC117857223 gene encoding aspartic proteinase oryzasin-1, with protein sequence MGTGRVALLLLATVLLQALLAPPAEGLVRVPLKKRPADENGRLHDERRRGFLSNDDAAAASKKAEAEEEGDIVALKNYLNAQYYGEIGIGTPQQKFTVIFDTGSSNLWVPSSKCYLSMACYFHARYKAGQSNSYKKNGKPASIRYGTGAISGYFSLDSVKIGDVVVRNQDFIEATREPGITFMVAKFDGILGLGFKEISVGAAVPVWYNMVKQGLVDDPVFSFWFNRHAGEGQGGEIVFGGIDPNHYKGNHTYVPVTRKGYWQFGMGDVLIGGKSTGFCASGCAAIADSGTSLLTGPTAIITLINEKIGAAGVVSQECKAVVSQYGQQIIDQLLAETQPSKICSSVGLCTFDGAHGVSAGIRSVVDDEAGESNGLFNEAMCNACETAVVWIRSQLAQNQTQDLVLQYINQLCEKLPSPMGESSVDCSRVASMPDIAFTIGGRKFVLKPEQYILKVGEGTAAQCISGFTAMDIPPPRGPLWILGDIFMGAYHTVFDYGNLKVGFAEAA encoded by the exons ATGGGAACCGGCCGCGtcgcgctgctcctcctcgccaccgTGCTGCTGCAAGCCCTCCTCGCCCCGCCGGCAGAGGGCCTGGTCCGCGTCCCGCTGAAGAAGCGGCCGGCCGACGAAAACGGCCGCCTCCATGACGAGCGGCGCCGCGGCTTCCTCAGCAAcgacgatgccgccgccgcgtcgaagAAGGctgaggccgaggaggagggcgacaTCGTGGCGCTGAAGAACTACCTCAACGCGCAGTACTACGGTGAGATCGGCATCGGCACGCCGCAGCAGAAGTTCACCGTCATCTTCGACACCGGCAGCTCCAACCTCTGGGTGCCCTCCTCCAAGTGCTACCTATCG ATGGCTTGCTACTTCCACGCGAGGTACAAGGCCGGCCAATCGAACAGTTATAAGAAGAATG GAAAACCTGCTTCTATACGCTATGGTACTGGTGCAATTTCTGGCTACTTTAGCCTGGACAGTGTGAAAATTGGTGACGTAGTTGTGAGAAATCAG GATTTCATTGAAGCTACAAGGGAGCCAGGTATTACTTTCATGGTTGCAAAATTCGATGGCATTCTTGGGCTTGGATTTAAGGAAATCTCAGTTGGAGCTGCTGTACCTGTCTG GTACAACATGGTTAAACAGGGTCTTGTTGATGATCCTGTTTTTTCATTCTGGTTCAACCGGCACGCTGGTGAAGGGCAGGGAGGTGAAATTGTGTTTGGAGGAATTGATCCTAATCACTATAAAGGAAATCATACATATGTCCCTGTCACTAGGAAGGGATACTGGCAG TTTGGTATGGGCGATGTCCTGATTGGAGGAAAGTCCACAG GTTTCTGTGCTTCGGGCTGTGCAGCAATAGCAGATTCTGGAACATCGTTGCTTACTGGACCCACA GCCATAATTACTCTGATAAATGAAAAGattggtgctgctggtgtagtcAGCCAAGAATGTAAGGCAGTTGTTTCTCAGTATGGGCAACAGATCATAGATCAGCTACTAGCAGAG ACACAACCGTCAAAGATATGCTCTTCAGTTGGTCTATGTACATTTGATGGAGCTCATGGAGTTAG TGCTGGTATTCGGAGCGTGGTGGATGATGAAGCTGGGGAATCAAATGGtctcttcaatgaagctatGTGCAATGCCTGTGAAACTGCTGTTGTATGGATACGGAGCCAGCTTGCACAGAATCAAACTCAGGATCTAGTGTTGCAgtacattaatcag CTGTGTGAAAAGCTTCCTAGTCCTATGGGAGAATCATCTGTGGACTGCAGCAGAGTTGCATCCATGCCTGACATTGCCTTTACCATCGGGGGTAGAAAGTTCGTACTCAAACCAGAACAA TATATCCTGAAGGTTGGTGAAGGAACTGCTGCTCAGTGCATCAGTGGTTTCACAGCTATGGACATTCCTCCTCCTCGTGGTCCTCTCTG GATCTTGGGTGATATATTCATGGGAGCCTACCACACCGTCTTTGACTACGGCAACCTGAAGGTTGGCTTCGCTGAGGCGGCATGA
- the LOC117857226 gene encoding pterin-4-alpha-carbinolamine dehydratase 2, mitochondrial codes for MIRAATVHARLLLSRSYVSQAKAASRWPLVSRKPSLLGCGRPFYQMDTRGQDENKVSTSRGCHTSPESQELAKKSCVPCNSKDLHPMSEDSAKKLLEQVNGWELTTEGGILKLHRAWKVKNFAKGLEFFQLVAAIAEEEGHHPDLHLVGWNNVKIDVWTHSVRGLTDNDFILAAKINHLNLEGILSKRANVQK; via the exons ATGATCCGAGCAGCAACGGTGCACGCGCGACTCCTCCTATCGCGCTCCTACGTAAGCCAG GCGAAGGCGGCTTCCCGCTGGCCTCTCGTCTCCAGGAAGCCTTCGCTCCTTGGATGTGGGCG TCCTTTCTATCAGATGGACACAAGAGGGCAAGATGAAAATAAAGTGTCGACTTCAAGAGGTTGCCATACTTCCCCTGAGAGTCAAG AACTGGCAAAGAAAAGTTGTGTTCCATGCAACTCTAAGGATTTACATCCCATGTCGGAAGATTCTGCTAAAAAATTGCTTGAACAG GTGAATGGTTGGGAACTGACAACTGAAGGTGGTATTCTGAAACTGCATAGAGCCTGGAAGGTGAAGAACTTTGCTAAAGGACTTGAGTTCTTTCAGCTTGTTGCTGCTATTGCTGAGGAAGAAg GTCACCATCCAGATCTTCATCTTGTTGGTTGGAATAATGTGAAAATTGATGTTTGGACTCACTCTGTCA GAGGTTTAACAGATAATGATTTCATCCTTGCTGCGAAGATCAATCATCTCAATTTAGAAGGCATTTTAAGCAAGAGAGCCAATGTCCAGAAGTAG
- the LOC117857222 gene encoding uncharacterized protein isoform X2: MSFISTCLTFLVKETPEPRSRGASNSRATRGGADRAGRSSLVQSGSSGTDYMASRSSILGPAVPASNSTQKQTVPSLPANKDVVPNGSVGAQQSSSGFQHAWCGVPGHMSMADIVKMGRPQVKSSGKPMATTDISYAGQTPSLSSSVNQNSKHSASTALATAFDQGFPALPDPIPQNVNSSHASAENNQMHENDWFPQDEPPLGTQSKGIETSGDTSLSVTPFDSSVLVADAAYSQESSHTEENSSTIVKSAISSERHLEILEENNQFNDGLLQNSSTYQAQVHSYVDNEVEVSNLDAESAAANFQHLSLQDEDLAATKSTEDNPAVILPDHLQAANADCAHLSFGSFESGAFSGLLSSKNPKSSLEEEVPIPDESPSVNQIDVRNQDYYDNGALNPPANEDVETRIGTNVGTIDGPSVSEPDVLRQGALDVPGLQYNLPSVSSHAYSNTTQPSTMDDTQGNTQAQPLSHFSSLLQPNNLLGSNLPLRDFDFSQLLQTQSTTKYNPPVAPSNLPGISMQETMKQGGFPNTQSTQHVPSTSIPSGLPLPQQLPVHPYSQPTLPLGPFASLVGYPYMPQNYFLPSAAFQQAYSSNGPFHQSAAPAVPGAGMKYSMPQYKSSTPASSLPQPSSLSGYGGFGNANNIPGNFSLNQGAPSAPTTLGFDEALGTQFKDPNHYAALQQSDNSAMWLHGAAGSRAAVPPGNFYGFQGQSQQGGFRQAQVQQPSQYGGLGYPSFYQSQAGLPQEHPQNPTEGSLNNPQAAPSQPSHQLWQHSY; encoded by the exons ATGAGCTTTATTTCTACGTGCCTAACGTTCTTG GTTAAAGAAACGCCAGAACCAAGATCTCGAGGAGCAAGTAACAGTCGAGCCACTAGAGGTGGTGCAGACCGTGCTGGACGAAGCAGTTTGGTTCAGTCTGGATCCAGTGGCACTG ATTATATGGCTTCAAGATCATCGATATTGGGACCTGCCGTGCCAGCATCCAATTCCACTCAGAAGCAAACAGTTCCAAG tttgcctgcaaacaaagatGTGGTTCCTAATGGATCAGTTGGAGCACAACAATCGTCATCTGGATTTCAGCATGCTTGGTGTGGGGTGCCAGGTCACATGTCAATGGCTGATATTGTGAAAATGGGAAGACCTCAAGTAAAGTCTTCTGGCAAGCCTATGGCTACAACAGACATATCATATGCTGGTCAAACCCCATCTTTGTCTAGCTCTGTAAACCAGAACTCAAAACATTCTGCAAGCACAGCCCTAGCAACAGCGTTTGACCAGGGATTTCCTGCTCTCCCAGACCCTATTCCTCAGAATGTGAATTCTAGTCATGCTTCTGCTGAAAACAACCAAATGCATGAAAATGATTGGTTTCCACAGGATGAGCCGCCATTGGGAACTCAATCAAAAGGCATTGAGACATCTGGTGATACGTCACTATCTGTTACACCATTTGACTCATCGGTGTTGGTTGCTGATGCTGCTTACTCGCAAGAAAGTTCTCACACAGAAGAGAACAGCTCAACTATAGTTAAATCAGCAATATCTTCAGAGAGGCACTTGGAAATCCTTGAGGAGAACAATCAATTCAACGATGGACTATTGCAGAACTCAAGTACATACCAGGCTCAAGTGCATTCCTATGTTGATAACGAAG TTGAGGTTTCCAATCTTGATGCGGAATCAGCTGCAGCAAACTTTCAGCATCTAAGCCTACAGGATGAAGACTTAGCTGCAACTAAATCTACTGAAGATAATCCTGCGGTCATACTCCCTGATCATCTACAAGCTGCAAATGCGGACTGTGCTCACTTGAGCTTTGGTAGTTTTGAATCTGGTGCCTTCTCTGGCTTGCTTTCATCAAAGAACCCTAAAAGCAGTTTGGAGGAGGAAGTGCCTATTCCAGATGAATCCCCATCAGTTAATCAAATAGATGTCAG GAATCAAGATTACTATGACAACGGTGCTCTAAATCCTCCAGCAAATGAGGATGTTGAGACTAGAATTGGTACTAATGTGGGAACTATTGATGGACCTTCAGTTTCAGAGCCTGATGTACTGAGGCAAGGTGCCTTAGATGTCCCTGGTCTTCAATATAACCTGCCATCAGTCTCAAGTCATGCATATTCGAACACAACGCAACCAAGTACAATGGATGACACACAAGGAAACACCCAAGCACAACCTCTTTCCCATTTTTCAAGCTTACTG CAACCCAATAACTTGTTGGGGTCAAATCTGCCTCTTCGGGATTTCGACTTTTCACAGTTGCTTCAAACACAGTCAACTACAAAATATAACCCACCTGTTGCACCTAGTAATTTGCCAGGAATCTCCATGCAAGAG ACTATGAAACAAGGAGGCTTTCCCAACACTCAGTCTACGCAACATGTTCCCAGTACGAGCATCCCGTCAGGGCTTCCTCTCCCGCAACAACTGCCCGTACATCCGTACTCTCAGCCGACTCTACCCCTTGGGCCTTTTGCCAGTCTGGTTGGCTATCCATATATGCCTCAGAACTATTTCCTACCATCAGCAGCCTTCCAGCAAGCGTACTCCAGTAATGGACCTTTCCATCAgtctgctgctcctgctgtgCCTGGAGCTGGAATGAAGTATTCGATGCCACAATACAAGAGCAGCACTCCTGCTTCGAGCCTACCACAGCCATCATCACTCTCCGGTTATGGAGGGTTCGGAAATGCAAATAATATTCCTGGAAATTTCAGCCTAAATCAGGGTGCCCCCTCTGCGCCCACAACTTTAGGGTTTGATGAAGCTTTGGGCACACAATTCAAAGATCCCAATCATTATGCGGCTCTACAGCAG AGCGACAACTCGGCAATGTGGCTTCATGGAGCTGCTGGTTCAAGAGCAGCGGTTCCACCTGGCAACTTCTATGGTTTCCAGGGACAGAGTCAGCAGGGTGGCTTCCGCCAGGCACAAGTACAACAGCCCTCTCAATATGGTGGTCTCGGGTACCCAAGCTTCTACCAGTCGCAGGCCGGTCTGCCACAGGAGCACCCCCAGAACCCCACCGAGGGAAGCCTGAACAATCCCCAGGCGGCACCATCCCAACCATCGCACCAGCTCTGGCAGCACAGCTACTAA
- the LOC117857222 gene encoding uncharacterized protein isoform X1, whose amino-acid sequence MSGGGGGGGGARGVAGPVPASARKLVQGLKEIVNRPDAEIYAALRECGMDPDEAVSRLLTQDTFQEVKSKRDKKKEVKETPEPRSRGASNSRATRGGADRAGRSSLVQSGSSGTDYMASRSSILGPAVPASNSTQKQTVPSLPANKDVVPNGSVGAQQSSSGFQHAWCGVPGHMSMADIVKMGRPQVKSSGKPMATTDISYAGQTPSLSSSVNQNSKHSASTALATAFDQGFPALPDPIPQNVNSSHASAENNQMHENDWFPQDEPPLGTQSKGIETSGDTSLSVTPFDSSVLVADAAYSQESSHTEENSSTIVKSAISSERHLEILEENNQFNDGLLQNSSTYQAQVHSYVDNEVEVSNLDAESAAANFQHLSLQDEDLAATKSTEDNPAVILPDHLQAANADCAHLSFGSFESGAFSGLLSSKNPKSSLEEEVPIPDESPSVNQIDVRNQDYYDNGALNPPANEDVETRIGTNVGTIDGPSVSEPDVLRQGALDVPGLQYNLPSVSSHAYSNTTQPSTMDDTQGNTQAQPLSHFSSLLQPNNLLGSNLPLRDFDFSQLLQTQSTTKYNPPVAPSNLPGISMQETMKQGGFPNTQSTQHVPSTSIPSGLPLPQQLPVHPYSQPTLPLGPFASLVGYPYMPQNYFLPSAAFQQAYSSNGPFHQSAAPAVPGAGMKYSMPQYKSSTPASSLPQPSSLSGYGGFGNANNIPGNFSLNQGAPSAPTTLGFDEALGTQFKDPNHYAALQQSDNSAMWLHGAAGSRAAVPPGNFYGFQGQSQQGGFRQAQVQQPSQYGGLGYPSFYQSQAGLPQEHPQNPTEGSLNNPQAAPSQPSHQLWQHSY is encoded by the exons atgagcggcggcggcggagggggagggggagcgaGGGGGGTGGCGGGGCCCGTGCCGGCGTCCGCGAGGAAGCTGGTGCAGGGGCTAAAGGAGATCGTGAACCGCCCCGACGCGGAGATCTACGCGGCGCTGCGGGAGTGCGGCATGGACCCCGACGAGGCGGTCAGCCGCCTCCTGACCCAAG ATACTTTTCAAGAGGTAAAGAGCAAGCGTGATAAGAAAAAGGAG GTTAAAGAAACGCCAGAACCAAGATCTCGAGGAGCAAGTAACAGTCGAGCCACTAGAGGTGGTGCAGACCGTGCTGGACGAAGCAGTTTGGTTCAGTCTGGATCCAGTGGCACTG ATTATATGGCTTCAAGATCATCGATATTGGGACCTGCCGTGCCAGCATCCAATTCCACTCAGAAGCAAACAGTTCCAAG tttgcctgcaaacaaagatGTGGTTCCTAATGGATCAGTTGGAGCACAACAATCGTCATCTGGATTTCAGCATGCTTGGTGTGGGGTGCCAGGTCACATGTCAATGGCTGATATTGTGAAAATGGGAAGACCTCAAGTAAAGTCTTCTGGCAAGCCTATGGCTACAACAGACATATCATATGCTGGTCAAACCCCATCTTTGTCTAGCTCTGTAAACCAGAACTCAAAACATTCTGCAAGCACAGCCCTAGCAACAGCGTTTGACCAGGGATTTCCTGCTCTCCCAGACCCTATTCCTCAGAATGTGAATTCTAGTCATGCTTCTGCTGAAAACAACCAAATGCATGAAAATGATTGGTTTCCACAGGATGAGCCGCCATTGGGAACTCAATCAAAAGGCATTGAGACATCTGGTGATACGTCACTATCTGTTACACCATTTGACTCATCGGTGTTGGTTGCTGATGCTGCTTACTCGCAAGAAAGTTCTCACACAGAAGAGAACAGCTCAACTATAGTTAAATCAGCAATATCTTCAGAGAGGCACTTGGAAATCCTTGAGGAGAACAATCAATTCAACGATGGACTATTGCAGAACTCAAGTACATACCAGGCTCAAGTGCATTCCTATGTTGATAACGAAG TTGAGGTTTCCAATCTTGATGCGGAATCAGCTGCAGCAAACTTTCAGCATCTAAGCCTACAGGATGAAGACTTAGCTGCAACTAAATCTACTGAAGATAATCCTGCGGTCATACTCCCTGATCATCTACAAGCTGCAAATGCGGACTGTGCTCACTTGAGCTTTGGTAGTTTTGAATCTGGTGCCTTCTCTGGCTTGCTTTCATCAAAGAACCCTAAAAGCAGTTTGGAGGAGGAAGTGCCTATTCCAGATGAATCCCCATCAGTTAATCAAATAGATGTCAG GAATCAAGATTACTATGACAACGGTGCTCTAAATCCTCCAGCAAATGAGGATGTTGAGACTAGAATTGGTACTAATGTGGGAACTATTGATGGACCTTCAGTTTCAGAGCCTGATGTACTGAGGCAAGGTGCCTTAGATGTCCCTGGTCTTCAATATAACCTGCCATCAGTCTCAAGTCATGCATATTCGAACACAACGCAACCAAGTACAATGGATGACACACAAGGAAACACCCAAGCACAACCTCTTTCCCATTTTTCAAGCTTACTG CAACCCAATAACTTGTTGGGGTCAAATCTGCCTCTTCGGGATTTCGACTTTTCACAGTTGCTTCAAACACAGTCAACTACAAAATATAACCCACCTGTTGCACCTAGTAATTTGCCAGGAATCTCCATGCAAGAG ACTATGAAACAAGGAGGCTTTCCCAACACTCAGTCTACGCAACATGTTCCCAGTACGAGCATCCCGTCAGGGCTTCCTCTCCCGCAACAACTGCCCGTACATCCGTACTCTCAGCCGACTCTACCCCTTGGGCCTTTTGCCAGTCTGGTTGGCTATCCATATATGCCTCAGAACTATTTCCTACCATCAGCAGCCTTCCAGCAAGCGTACTCCAGTAATGGACCTTTCCATCAgtctgctgctcctgctgtgCCTGGAGCTGGAATGAAGTATTCGATGCCACAATACAAGAGCAGCACTCCTGCTTCGAGCCTACCACAGCCATCATCACTCTCCGGTTATGGAGGGTTCGGAAATGCAAATAATATTCCTGGAAATTTCAGCCTAAATCAGGGTGCCCCCTCTGCGCCCACAACTTTAGGGTTTGATGAAGCTTTGGGCACACAATTCAAAGATCCCAATCATTATGCGGCTCTACAGCAG AGCGACAACTCGGCAATGTGGCTTCATGGAGCTGCTGGTTCAAGAGCAGCGGTTCCACCTGGCAACTTCTATGGTTTCCAGGGACAGAGTCAGCAGGGTGGCTTCCGCCAGGCACAAGTACAACAGCCCTCTCAATATGGTGGTCTCGGGTACCCAAGCTTCTACCAGTCGCAGGCCGGTCTGCCACAGGAGCACCCCCAGAACCCCACCGAGGGAAGCCTGAACAATCCCCAGGCGGCACCATCCCAACCATCGCACCAGCTCTGGCAGCACAGCTACTAA